The Triticum aestivum cultivar Chinese Spring chromosome 3A, IWGSC CS RefSeq v2.1, whole genome shotgun sequence genome includes a region encoding these proteins:
- the LOC123057646 gene encoding Bowman-Birk type wound-induced proteinase inhibitor WIP1-like has product MKSSTLMAIMVLQAALVMGIFPGMCNSDVHATSLGESQVIDINPGRLGSCANCNFSFSGLYTCKSCAVVKKYPVMEFRCTDTFLGVCEPPRKKN; this is encoded by the coding sequence ATGAAAAGCAGCACGCTGATGGCGATCATGGTTCTCCAGGCCGCTCTGGTCATGGGGATCTTCCCAGGGATGTGCAACAGTGATGTACACGCAACATCCCTAGGCGAGAGCCAAGTGATCGACATCAACCCGGGTAGGCTGGGGAGCTGCGCCAACTGCAACTTCTCCTTCTCAGGTCTCTACACCTGCAAGAGTTGCGCTGTCGTGAAGAAGTACCCTGTCATGGAGTTCAGGTGCACTGACACCTTCCTCGGCGTGTGTGAACCCCCACGCAAGAAGAACTGA